The DNA region AAAGCCTCTACAAGTTTAAATTTCTCCTCTTCGCTTACGGGAATTTTAAGCTCTGGTGTCGTATAAAGCTTTGGCAAAGCGTTAATTAAACTTTCTAAATTATAGCCTTTAAAGATGAGTTCTAAAGCTCTTAAAAACGCATAAATTCCATCATCATAGCCAAAATAACGATGTTTAAAGAAAATATGCCCACTCACTTCAGCTGCTAGGTCGATGTTAAGTTCTTTCATCATTTTTTTAATATTAGAATGCCCTGTTTTCCCCATAAAAATCGTCCCAAATTGCTTCACTGCATCAAAAAGATTTTTAGAGCATTTGACCTCACCTAAAATTCTAGGATTTTCAATATCTTTAGCAAATAAATAGCAAAGCTCATCACCGCAAAAAGTGTGTGTTTTGCTTAACGCGACAACTCTATCTGCGTCCCCATCAAAAGCAAAAGCCATTTGTATGTTTTGATTTTGTTCCAAAAATTTTTTAAGAGGGATTAAATTCTCATTTTCTGTTGGGTCTGGAGAGTGATTAGGAAAAGTGCCATCAGGCTCTTTAAAAAGAAAATGTGCTTTCAAATTTAAAGCCCTCATCAAAGGCTCAAGCACCACGCCCACAGCACCATTAGCACAATCTAAAGCAAATTCATAATTAAAATTTGCCAAATGCCCAAATTGCTTTTTCATAAATTCCACATACAAGCTTAAAATGTCGTATTTTTCAGCCCTTAAGTCTTGAGGAATTTCATCATCTAAGTGCCTATAAACCTCCTTAGAAAATTCCTTAAGCTCCGCCCCAAAAAAGCTTTCCTTGCCTATGGTGATTTTAAAGCCATTGTAATCTTTTGGATTATGTGAGCCTGTAATCATAATATTTGCGTCAAATTGTAAGCCCTCATAAAGTGAAAAATAGCCAAGCGGAGTTGGCACAAGCCCTATATCATAGACTTTAATCCCCGCTTTGTTTAAGCCACTTACAAGATAAGCAAAAAGCTCATCGCCACTATATCTTGCATCTTTTCCTACGCTGACATTTTTACAACCCTTTTGAAGCATCACTTCACCCAAACAAAAGCCTATGGCTTTAACGCTCTTTTCATTTAGCTCTTTATCATAAAGTCCTCTTATGTCATATTCTCTAAAAATCACATCTAGCATAAATTTCTCTTAAATTTAAATTGTATTTTAAAAAAATCTGCTACAATTTTACATCAAATTTACTAATAAGGAAGCTTTATGGAAGAAGAAGTAGAAAATTCGGAAGAGAAAAAGAAAAAAGGAAGTTCTCTTGTTATTATCATCATTGTTGTGCTTTTCGTTTTACTTCTTACTATTATGGGCTTTATCGCCTATCTTCTTACCTCCACTTCGAGCGATGAGGGTGCAGTAACCGAAGCACCAAAAGAAGAAGCCAAACCAGCAGCAAAAACCTCTCAAGCACCAACGCAAAGAGGAAGTGATTATGCTAATATCGGTCCTATGTATCCGCTTGAGCCTTTTACCTTAAATTTATTGAGTGATAGTGGTTCGCGTTATGTAAAATGCACCATAGAGCTAGAGCAAAATAGTGAGCTTTTAAAAACAGAGCTTGATAAAAAGGTCGCCATTATCCGTGATGTGATTATACGCACTTTGACGGCTAAGACTTTTGAAGAAATTAGCACGAGTAAGGGTAAAGAAAGACTAAAAGACGAGCTTGTCGGTAAAATCAATGAAATTTTAACGGACGGCTTTATTAAAAATGTCTATTTTACGGATTTTGTCGTTTCTTAATGCGTGTGGGTTGTGATTTAATTTCCATAGAAAGAGTAGAAAAAATTTACAACAAACACGGCAAAATTTTTTTAGATAAATTCCTAAGCCCTGAGGAGCAAAAACTCATCAAAAATTCAGCTACCTTAGCTGGCTTTTGGGCGGCGAAAGAAGCGGCAAGTAAGGCTCTTGGGGTTGGGATTTCTAAGCATTGTGGCTTTTTAGATATGACAATTTCAAAAAGCAAAAAAAATGCCCCTAAAATCAAATTTTGTAAAAAAACTAAACGCAAATTTCACATCAAAAAAGCTAAGGTAAGTATCACGCACGATAAGGGCGTGGCTATGGCTGTTGTGATTGTAAAGTAATTATTTTCCTATGGTTTGTTGGTCAAGCTTTCTTGAAAGGATGAAATCGACCACAGGTTGTTCTCTGCGGTTTGCCCTTTTGCAATGATCTTTTTGAAAAAAATCGGTGATTTTAATGACTATTTTCGCCCACTTTTTACGATTTCTCTCTCGCCAAGCGTGAGAGGATACGCTCTCCCAAGCATAGCCGTTAAATAAACTTGCATTGACAAAATGATCCAAAGCCCTAACTCCCTGTCTTGCTCTAGCTGTGCTAAAAAAAGTCCCTACAATCACAATGAACAAATAGCCAAGCACTGCCAAAGGCACAATGGCACAGAGTAAAATCGTCCCCGCTAATTTTTCCTTAAGGCTTCCTTTGATATTTTTCCGCACTTTTGCACGAATTCTAGGTTCTAATTTTTTCATCGTTTGCTAAATTTAATCCACATTCCATTAAGGGAGCGAATTGTAAGTCGCCCAACGACATCTGGCACAAAGCCTTCTTTAAGCTCAAGCTTATAAGTTTTTAAAATATTTGCTAAAATAAGAATTGCTTCTTGCATAGCAAAGCCCTGTCCTATGCAAATCCTCTCTCCCATACCAAAAGGTAAATACGCCTCTTTTTTATACTCTCTTTCAAAACGCGAAGGATCAAAGCCGTGAGGATTTTGCCAAAAAAGCTCGTGGCGATGAATCAGCCAAGGTGCTATCACAACGCCAGAGCCTTGCTTGATGAGCTTATCTCTTACCTGTGTATCTTTTTTAGCTTCTCTTGCAAAAAAGCCTACAGGTGGGTAAAGCCTTAAAGACTCTTTAAAGACATTGGTGAGAAATTTAAATTGTCTAAGATGGGCGATTTTTATCTCCTTGCTATCTTGCAAAATTTCGCAAATTTCATTATAAGCTCTTTCTTGCTCCTCAGGATACAAGCTTAAAAGATATAAAGTCCAAGTAAGAGAGCTAGCGGTCGTTTCGTGTCCTGCTAAAAATAGCATTGCCACTTGGTCTAAAATTTCCTCAAAAGAAAATCTTTGATTTGTCTTTGCATCGATAACTAAAAGTAAAGAAGAAAGTATATCCTCATAATCGCTTTTTTCTAAATTTGCTTCATAACGCGGTTTTATAATATCACTTAAAGCCTTTCTTATCAGCTCTCCTGCCTTAGCTCTTTTTCTATCTCCTAGCAGATAAGAAAGCCATTTTGGAAAATAAAACATCCCCCGCATCGCCGTTCTAACGCTTTCTTCTTGAAAGGTCGCAAAGGCTTCTAAAATTTGCCTACCTTGCACTTCATCAAGTTTAGAGGACATAATCGTTCTAAAAATCACATCAGCAGTTACGAAAGTCATCATTTCATCGACTTCTATGTAAGAATTATCGGGGTATTTTTCAAAACGCCTCATTAAATCCGCCACCGCTTCGCTCATCAAATTAAAAACCTTAGAAATTCGAGTCAGCTCAAAGCTAGGTTTTAAAAGCTCTCTTTGCTTATGCCACACCTCACCATTTGTTGTGAAAATGCTCTCTCCTAGCAAGGGACTTAAAAGCCTATGTAAAAGCTCACTTTTAGGAAATTCCCTCACTTCATCGACCATCATTCTTTTAACTTCTTTGGTATCATTAATCACATAAAGATCGAAATTTGGCATTTTCACATAGCCTGTTTGCATTTGATAACTTCTTTCATAAAGTCCGTCTAGCCAAGAGCGTCTTTTAAGCAAAAAGGTTAGTAAAGTCGAAGCCTTGTTTTTATAAGGTTTTGGAAAAAAGGGACACTCACTCATTTTAATCCTTAATCTTTTCTTCTAAAAATCGATCTAAAATGATGAAGTTGAAAAAATCATAACCCCCATCATTTTCTACACTCATTAAATACAAAAAATGCGCCTTATTTTTATCACGCTTGATTTTTTGATAATTTTGCGATTCGTAAAGGGTGTGAAAGCGCGGATTTAAAAGCTTTGGTCCAAAATGCTCTTTCGCATAAACTCCGCTTGTTCTTATAAAATCTACCTGCGGAAAACACGCCCCATCAATTATCGAAGTATAATCATACCATTTTAAGTCAAACCCAGCGACAAATTCGAGCTTTTTTCTAAAATCTGTGGATTTTTTTTGATAGCTCACTAAGGGGATACACTCGCCAAGCGTGAGAATTTTAAGCTTAGAAAAATCGACCCCATTTTCTTTACAAAGGATTAAAATTCTAGCTAAAACCTCAATGCAAAGCACACATCCCACACTATGCGTTAGTAAAATAAGCTCATAATTTTGCTCTTTATTTTCTTTAAGAGTATGATAAATTTTTTGAGAAAAAAGCTCCATTTTTTCTTCCAAAGCCCCCTTTTTTCTCTCTTGCCAATTTGCACAAAAAGAGCAAATTCTAGCAATCCAAAAAACGGCTAATTTTTTCCCATAATAAAATAAAAAACGATTAAGATAAAAAGCGAGTAAAATTCCCACCCCAATAGCCAAAAATAAAGGCACATAAAAATAAAGCAAATAAAAAGCGAAAAAACCAAGCCCTAAAGAAAATAGCAAAGAAAAAAGCACATAAAAAAAGGGGTAATAGCCCGTGATTAATTGATAAATGCTTTCTTTACCAAATTTAATAAAAAGTCCCGTAATGGTATAAATTCTAAAAAAGCTGTAACAATCATAAAGTGCGTCTTTATAATTTTGCGACCAATTCTTTTTAACGATATCATTCCACGCTAAAAAAGTATAGCGACACGAGACATTTTCCGCCTCCACGCTCCAAAAGGGAAAGTCCTCATCAGTATGGCTTTTAGAAAGCTTGGCTTTAATCTTAAAGCGTTTTTGATACTCCTCTAAATTTCTTTTAAATAATAAATAATAATACCGATATCCCTTAGGGTCATACCCTGCTATATAAAACACATCTCTTTTTATCATTTTAAAAACTCAAATTTAATTTTTGAAATTATAACGCAAGAAAATGATTTAACAAAAGGCTAATTTTATCTCATTAAAGAGGAATTTTTGTAAAAATTGCCATTGATTTGATTTGTTTGAAGGAGATATTTTTTAAATTGTGAAACAAGTAAGGAATTTGGCTTATAAGCGTGGGCTTCACGCCAGAAAAAATGAAGTTTCTTAGGATAAGTCAACCCCTCAAAATCATAAAAAGCCTCCCCACACACCTTAGTAGGACAGCCCTCCATAATCGCACTAAGTCCTACTGTGGAATTTATGGTAATGCAGCCTAGAGCATTTTGAAGTAAAAGTGGCAAATAGCTATCATGCACATATAAAATGCGTCCTTCGACATGGTATTTCTCGCTTAATTTCTCTATCAAAGCGGCGTAATTTCTATATCCTCTATCCATAGGGTGATGTTTAAAGACGAGGTAAGATTTAGCTCTTGCGTGATTAGCAAAAGAAAGGATAGTTTCTTCGATAAAATGCTCAATATCTTTTTTGTAGTGATGTAAAATTTGTGTGTCATTATAGACTTGTAAAATGGCTAAAAAATATTTTTTTTCTAGTTTATAAATTTTAGAATTGAGCCTTTTTTCACTGATTTTATACTTGTATTTTAAAAACAAAGCCTTAAACCAAGCAAACATTTCTAAAGGATTTAAAGGGCGGTGATGCAAAGAATTATTAAAAAATGGAGCTAAAATAAAGGCAAAAAACCAGTATAAAAAGCTATAAAAACCCATAAATTTAAAGCCACCTGGTATTTTTTTTATCTCAGTGCCGACATCTTTTAAATTTAAGCTTAAATAGAAATTTTTATCGCGTGGCATAGTCGAGTTTGCATTAACCCCATCTTTTTCTAAGGTGATACAATAAGGTCTTAAATACCCCTCCTCAAAAACCCACACCGCAATGCCCAGCTTTTTGGCGATTTCCAAGCCTGTATGATTGACAAAACGGCAGTCATTATATATCAAAACGACCTCAATTTGATTTTGCGTGAAAAAATCCTCATAAAAAGCGGCTAAATTTTCTTTGCTACCTCTATAAATTCGTCCCTTAGGATAAAAGAAAAAGTCTCCGCCGTTAAAATTGATTTTTACAATTTTCGCGTCCATTTTTTTAAGCTTTGCTCCCAAACGCGAGAAGAAATTTCCCACAGGACCTTGTAAAAGTGCGACATTTTTACCACTAAATTCTTTTTTTAACAAAAGATCAAATTGCATACTTTTACCCCCCCCCCCCCCCTCATTTTTTAAATCCTCTCATTGTTTCCCAAGTGCGTCTTAATTTCCTTAAAGCATAATTCCTAGAATCTATCCCCCACTTAATGTAGAATTTCGAAAAATATGCCCTTTGCATTTGTGTGATGATGTCTAAACTCGTCTCAACCTCACATAAATTCTTAGTTTTAGGATGTAAATAAAGCGGATAAAGAATCAAAACTCCAGCCACAAGCTCTTCAAGGCTTAATTTTCTACTTCGGCGTTTAATTTCGACCCTATCTTCACTTAGTCCCCAGCCTGCATAAAAAGGTGTGCCATAAACGACAACCTTTTTTCTCCTTAAAAGTGCGTCAAAACCAGCAGTTGAGGTAATGGTATGCACTTCATCACTTGCTTCTATGGCACTATGGATACTAGAATGACGCAACATTTCATCACAAATTTGCAAAATGATTTTTTCATCTTTCAAGCCTTTGCGATTTCCGCTTAAAACATCAGGGTGAGGTTTAAAAACTAGATGGGCGTTAGGATTTTCCTCTCTCACTTTTTGGATAAATTGCAAGGTATCAAGCCCTCCACCTCCCAAGAGCATAGAGGCGTCATCTTCGACTTGAGCGGGGATTAAGATAATTTTTTGCCCGGTCTTAGCTTTAAAGTGTAAATTGTCGTGTTTGAGGGTATTATATTTAGAAATTTTATAAAGCTTTAATTTTTCAATTAAGCTTTTTGCCCTTTTTAAAAGCTCTTCATCAAAGTTGTGATTTTGTAAAATTTCTTCTAAATCGCTTGGTTTTGAAGCATCGATGTAAAGCCCCTTGCTATCGACTACTAAAGAAAAAGGACGCGTAAGGTCAGAGCCTAAAGACACCGAACGGATAAAGCCATCTTCAACAAAACAAATTTTTGGTTTTAAATTTGCGTTTTGTTTCGCAATTTGCGTTTTTAAATCCTCTTTTTCTAGGCGTTTGCCCCAGATTAAAAACACATCATCATCATTTAGTCTAAATTTCTCAAGCTCCTTTAAAGAATTTAAAAAATGCATACTTTTAGCCTTAAAAAATGCCTTCACAAAAGAACGCTTCCATAAAGTAAAACCGAGAAAAAAAAGACGATGATTACTAAACACCCACACCCTTTTAACAAATTCTTTATATTATAACTTTTAAAGCTATCTATTTAGTAAATTTAAGTTTTGTTATAATTGCGTTTAAAGGAAAAATATGAAATATAGCATTATTATCCCTGTGGATTTAAAACTTCGCCCCCTTGATATTCTTAAAAAAGTAAGGCTCATCTTACAAAGGGCTAATGAGGATACAGAACTCATTTTTGGGCATAATGATAGAGGGGGATTTTTTGATAAAAAGCTTAAAAAACTCATCGCTACTAAAAAAAATGCCAAATTAGCCTCCAAACCCTTTTATAAAGAGCTTATCTGCCAAGCCTTGCTAAGAAATGAAGCCTTTAAACTTAGCTCTTGTGAATATATTTATTTAATGGATGTAGATTGCTTACTTGATGAGCAGGTCAATTTAGCTTGTATTAAGGAGCTTCAAAGTGGTCAAAGTGAATTTATGTTTTTGCCTTGTCTTTATCTTTCATCTAAAGGCTCAAGAGTTGTTTTGAAAAAGAGTCGTGAAGAGCTTTTTGACGCTTTTATCACTTATAAAAAGGACTTATTTACTAGCCTTGCCCTGCCTAGTGCTTGCATTTTTATGAAAAGGGCTGATTATATTGCTATTGGGGGCTTTGATGAGAATTTTAGGGGGCGTGGGGGAGAGGACTTTGACTTTATGCTGCGTCTTGCTTTATTTAAAAAGGCTTTGACACCGAGTAAGGATTTAATGGACAATGTTTTTTATAAAGCCCCCTTGCTTTCAAGTGGCTTTCGTAAATATCTTGCCTTTTTTTCTTTGCCATATTTTTTTGAAAAAAGGGTGATTTTTCACATACATCATAGTAGAAATAGGCTTCGTGCTTATTTTAGACGCTATGGACAAAACGCCCAAATTTTAGAGCAAAAACGCTATTTTGAAGAGGAAAATTTAAGTCCTTATGGAAAATCTTTACTCAAGCTTTATGAAAGCTTATGCCACAAATATCAAATTAATCTTGACACTTACTCCATTTTATTTCACGATTATCGTCCTAAACTTTTGAGTTTGGAGAGATTTTTACTTTTTTTAAAGAGACTTTAAATGAAAGAATTTTATATGAATTTAGCCCTAAAAGAGGCTTGGAAATATCAATTTTTAACTTACCCTAATCCAGCAGTTGGTTGCGTTATCCTTGATAAAAATAATCAAATTTTAAGCATTAAAGCCCACGAAAAACAAGGCGAAGCTCACGCTGAATTAAACGCTATTAAAGAAGCCTTAAAGGTTTTAAAGCCCGAATTTAATTTCCCAAAAGAGCCAAATGCCCTGCATGATTTTATCCTTACAAATCATCAAAAACTCCTACAAAACGCTACCGCTTTTGTAACTTTAGAGCCTTGCGCACATCAGGGTAAAACTCCACCTTGTGCGAAGCTTTTTAGCACGCTTAAATTTAAAAAAGTTTTTGTAAGTGTTAAAGATGAAAATCAAATCGCAAGCGGTGGGGCGGAGTTTTTAAGGCAAAATGGTATTTTAGTGGAAATGGGAATTTTAGAAAAAGAGGGTAGGGAGCTTTTAAAGCCTTTTTTAAAATGGCAAAAGGGCACTTTCAAGCTTTTTAAACTCGCCCTAAGTCTTAATGGCAGCGCTTTAGGCAAATTTATTAGCAATGAAACAAGCCGCACTTATGCGCATCAAATTCGCTCCATTATCGATCTTTTAGTCGTTGGTGGAGGGACTTTAAGAAAAGATCGCCCCATTTTAGACTCTAGACTTTGTGGAGGTAAAGCACCAAATCTTTGCATTTTAAGTCGTCAAAATTTAGAAAGTTTTGATAAAACTATCCCCGCTTTTAATGTCAAAAATCGCCAAATTTTCACGCAAATTCCTTCTAATGCGAAATTTTTAATGTATGAGGGTGGGGCGGAGTTTTTAAAAAGCTTTAAGAATCAAATGGATATGTTTTTAATCTTTCACAATGCTAAATTTAATCAAGAAGAAAATGTCAAACTTGATTTAGAATTAAGACCGCTTTTTAAAGGAAATTTTAAGGAGGATAGTTATGGAATTTACGAGCTTTTATAATTATGCAAGGAGTGATTTAAAATGCTTAAAAATTCAAAGTTTTGAGAAAAATCACACCCTTTATACGCTTCATTTTAAGCAAGACACTCTTAATCCAAACGCCCTAAGTTTGCAGTATAAAAGCCTTAAGCATTATCATTTTAAGGAAAATGACACACTTTTGCTCTGTCATTTAGAGGGTAAAATCATACTTTTTCATAATCTCACCCAAAAAGAAGATAATTTTAAAGAGGCTAAAATAAAACATTGCATTTTTTTATGTTTTTTGGGAATTTTTGCTCTACTTTTTGCCTTTTTTGCAGCGATTAACGCCTTTGCTTTGCTTTATCTTATTTTACTCAGTGCGAATTTAATTTTGCTTGTTTTAGCCTTTATTAATCTTGGCTTACTTTTTAAGCAAATTCGCATTTTAAAAACGAGTAAGCAAAGTGAAATTGAAGATTTTTTAAAACAAAATTTAAGCAAAAATTCGGCATAATTAGCGTTTTTTGTGGGGCATTAGCTCAGCTGGGAGAGCACGACGCTGGCAGCGTCGGGGTCAGCGGTTCGAGCCCGCTATGCTCCACCAGTGGTTCCGTAGCTCAGTTGGTAGAGCACTACCTTGACATGGTAGTGGTCGTTGGTTCGATTCCAATCGGAGCCACCATTTTTAAAGGCTTCATTTGCAAGGCTTCATTTTGCACACACAAAGGGTTAGAGACGAGGATTTGATCGTCTATATTTTAAGCCCTAAGACACTTTTAAAGACTTATAGATTTTACGGCTTAAGGCATTCTAGTATATTAAGTGGATATAAGATAGATTTTGCTCTTGAGGAAAATTCTAGCTTTTTGCCTCGTCTTAAAGATGTGCTTCATTTAGGTTTTTCGTGGATTTTAGATAGAGAGAAAATGCTTTTTTGGCAGGAATTTATACGCCTTTTATATGGGCATTTAAAAGAGGTAAGTGAGCTTGATAGCTTTTATTTTGACTTGCTTGATGAATGTGCCAAACGCTTTTTAAAGCAAAATCCAAAAAGAGTCATTCTAGATGCTTATGTGAGAATTTTAGAATTTGAGGGGAGGCTGCATAAAGACTTCATTTGCTTTGCTTGTGATGAAAAAATTAAAGGCAATATCACGCTTTTAAGAGCCTTTTTACCTTCGCACGATTTTTGTGCTTTTTCTTATGAATTTCCCCATCAAAAGCTTGAAATTTTTTATGAGAAGAAAAACTGCTCCATTTTTAATGACGAGGAAATTCACAAGCTTTATGAGCTTGTTAAGCAGGGCTTATGAATCTTCTTGTAAAAATTCCAAAAAAGGTGCTTTAAGTGTTTCTATTTCACTTTCATCATATTTTTCCTCACATTCAATTCCTTTTTCTTTCAATCTATAAAGCCCTTGTTTTTTAAGTTCTAAATAGACATTTTTCACGCCATCAAATTCTAAAATATTATCTTCTTCTTTTATTTCAGCTTGGATATAAATTTTGACTTTAAATATCATATTTTCAAGACTTTCAAGTCGTCTTTTTGTTTCATATTTTAAAGCGACAAGTTTTTTATATTTTACAACACTTACTTGGTATCTTTGTAAAATATCTTCATAAATCTCTATAATTTTAGTATCTACTTGATTGGCATATTTGTTTTTCTTCAACTTGATAACTTTTGCTTGATTTGTTACAAGATAAGTGTAAAAATTTTGCTTTTGTTTTAATAGGGTTGTTAATTTGATATTGATTTTAGCAAATAAAGCTTTAAGTTCTTTTGTTTCGTCTTCACATTTATTTATTGTAAAACAAACTTCTGGAGAGACTTTTATGCGATTATTTGCCTTGATATTTTTAAGAATAATTAAATTTTTCTTAGGATAGAGCTTATTATCCATAAATAAATCTTCAATAAAAATATTATCCGCTTCTATTTTGGAAGCGATACAACGCTTTACATAAACATTTTTTGCCTTAATCTCACCTCGTTCTAAATTATTGATAAAAACGACATCTCCCTCAAAAAATCCTTTATGATTTGCTATAAAAGCACTTTGTGCGTAAATTTTTGATTTTGCGTGTGTAGCACCTGAAATTTGAAGTTTGGCGGCTTTTAGTTCTGTCGCACCCACATGTCCTTCGATATTGACATTAGCGGCTTTTATATTGACTATTCCTGATTTTACAGCATCATCATTGAAATTTTTATTTGAAACTTCGATATTAATTTCCTCATCTAAATCTGTTTTAATTGAACCTGTATTTTTTAAATCTACTTTCGATACTTTTAAGGAATTATTTACACTAAAGCCCTCAATATCCTTAGTCAAAAAACCATAATTTGCACTAAAATATTGTATTCTATCTTCTAATTCTTTGGTGTAAATGCTATCATCTTTTAATTTGATCGCATTAAGTTCTTCTTCCAAAGGTTCTATTTTTAGTAATTCTCCTCTTAGATTTCGCCCAATTTTCCCTAGTTTTCTATACATATATTCAAATAAAAGCTCATCTTTTTGCACAGGTTGAGAATATTGTCTTTCATCATATGTTCTACCCTCACTCATTTCAACCTTTGTGTTTCTGTGAAAAATAAGTTTCGCATTTTGATGAGGGATTTCGCTCACGCCTCTTGCAACTATAAATTCAAAACCATCAGCCTTATCTTCTTTAAGCAAAGCAATACACTCATCTAAATTTCTTTCTAAATCCCTATCCAAACGCAAAATAAGAATTTTGTGTTTAATTAAAGTTTTATATAAAGCCTGTTTTAAATGATGATTGACATTTACATTAGAATCTATTTTTTCATAATTTAAACGAGCTTTTATAAGAGTTAAATTTGCATTAGTTCCTAAAGTAAATTTAAAAGGATTGTTGCTTGTTTTAGGAAAAATTTCTATCTTGAATTCTTGATGAATGGTATCATAATTTTTCACAAAAAAATCATCAGAATAAAACACTTCAAGATCAGTTCTAGGATAATTTTTGCTTCTTGGTGGATTTTGTTTGATGCCAAAAGTGTTAAAGTCTAAAATGCGAAAATCTAAGTCAAAATCACACTCTTTTTGCTCAGACTGCAAAACTTTAAAAGGATTTTTTGTTTGTAAGGCTTTATTTTCAAACATCATTTTTTCCTATTTTTATAAATTCTTTTTCTAAATATGAAAGATCCTTAATTTCCCCTTCTTCCCACAATACTAAAATTTGCTCACAAACTTCACATTTTAAAACACTCTCTTCTTTTAAAAGCTCCTCATGTATGCTTTTTGGCATTTGATGAATTTTATCCTCGCACATACAAAGATATTTAAAGCATTCTTCTTGGTCTATAGCGGGATTTCTTAAAGTTTGTATAGTTTTGTAAGTTTTTAAGCTAAAATGCACTTCGTTAAGATGAATTGCTCTATATTTGTAAGCATCAATCCACTTATCATCAACGCAAAAATGTTTAGAAATCCAATCTCTTGTCAAACTAGCAAGCTCTTTGGCAAATGTTTGAGGGTTTTTGGAGTGATTTAAAAGCTCTTTGGTTTTTTCCACTAAAACTCTATGCGCTTCCTTATGTTCTTCTAGCAATGGATAATCGATCTCTTTCATATAGGCTTCCTCATCTTTAAAATGAATTTTGATATAATCAAAAAGCCTTATAATTATTTTTTTAAGCTCTTCTTGTAAGGAGTCATCATAATGCTCTAAAACCTCTTTAGCAAGTTCATTGGCATGATTTGTGATGTCAAATATAAGCTCGTGTTGCTTATCTAGCGTGTAGTTGTTAATGCTAAATTCTTTATTCCATTCAATTTTTTTATTCATTTTAATCCTTCTATTCAATATTAATCGATTTTATATATTTTTTAATATATTTTATCAAAAAAAAAAAAACAAAATTAAATTTTTAATAACTCAACGCTTTTTAAGGCAAAATCATTATAATTTCATCGCCTTTTCTCAGACCTGTGCAATGTTTTCTTTAAGCAAAGCTTCAGGGTGGGAACACAGCAGAGCACTTGAATTTAATGTGTGCCGCAGTCATCTGGGGAGAGGTTTTCATATTCTATCTTATCCTTAATTCCCGCTTTTTCAAAGCCCTTTAGCCTTAATAAACAGCTATCGCAAGCACCGCAAGCCTTATCCTCACTCTCATAACAAGACCAAGTTAGCTCTAAAGGCACATTTTCTTTTAAAGCAAGACTTACAATTTCAGCTTTATTTAAATGCACCAAAGGCGTTTTAATGCTTAGTTTAAATCCCTCACTCGTGCCTTCATTGATAAAATTTTCCGCCTTTTTGATAAAATTCTCACTACAATCAGGATAACCGCTACTATCCTCCTCGACCACCCCTATATAAAGAGCCTCGCAGCCCTCTTTTTCTGCTAAAGAAGCCGCTATGCTTAAAAATATGCCGTTTCTAAAAGGCACATAAGTTATAGGCAAAGTGCTTTC from Campylobacter upsaliensis includes:
- a CDS encoding phosphomannomutase/phosphoglucomutase; this translates as MLDVIFREYDIRGLYDKELNEKSVKAIGFCLGEVMLQKGCKNVSVGKDARYSGDELFAYLVSGLNKAGIKVYDIGLVPTPLGYFSLYEGLQFDANIMITGSHNPKDYNGFKITIGKESFFGAELKEFSKEVYRHLDDEIPQDLRAEKYDILSLYVEFMKKQFGHLANFNYEFALDCANGAVGVVLEPLMRALNLKAHFLFKEPDGTFPNHSPDPTENENLIPLKKFLEQNQNIQMAFAFDGDADRVVALSKTHTFCGDELCYLFAKDIENPRILGEVKCSKNLFDAVKQFGTIFMGKTGHSNIKKMMKELNIDLAAEVSGHIFFKHRYFGYDDGIYAFLRALELIFKGYNLESLINALPKLYTTPELKIPVSEEEKFKLVEAFKEAVRKGALKGVKELCEIDGARMDFEDGWALLRASNTSPYLITRFEANTPLRAKELEEAVMELFKQVKSVS
- the fliL gene encoding flagellar basal body-associated protein FliL, which gives rise to MEEEVENSEEKKKKGSSLVIIIIVVLFVLLLTIMGFIAYLLTSTSSDEGAVTEAPKEEAKPAAKTSQAPTQRGSDYANIGPMYPLEPFTLNLLSDSGSRYVKCTIELEQNSELLKTELDKKVAIIRDVIIRTLTAKTFEEISTSKGKERLKDELVGKINEILTDGFIKNVYFTDFVVS
- the acpS gene encoding holo-ACP synthase gives rise to the protein MRVGCDLISIERVEKIYNKHGKIFLDKFLSPEEQKLIKNSATLAGFWAAKEAASKALGVGISKHCGFLDMTISKSKKNAPKIKFCKKTKRKFHIKKAKVSITHDKGVAMAVVIVK
- a CDS encoding cytochrome P450; this encodes MSECPFFPKPYKNKASTLLTFLLKRRSWLDGLYERSYQMQTGYVKMPNFDLYVINDTKEVKRMMVDEVREFPKSELLHRLLSPLLGESIFTTNGEVWHKQRELLKPSFELTRISKVFNLMSEAVADLMRRFEKYPDNSYIEVDEMMTFVTADVIFRTIMSSKLDEVQGRQILEAFATFQEESVRTAMRGMFYFPKWLSYLLGDRKRAKAGELIRKALSDIIKPRYEANLEKSDYEDILSSLLLVIDAKTNQRFSFEEILDQVAMLFLAGHETTASSLTWTLYLLSLYPEEQERAYNEICEILQDSKEIKIAHLRQFKFLTNVFKESLRLYPPVGFFAREAKKDTQVRDKLIKQGSGVVIAPWLIHRHELFWQNPHGFDPSRFEREYKKEAYLPFGMGERICIGQGFAMQEAILILANILKTYKLELKEGFVPDVVGRLTIRSLNGMWIKFSKR
- the kpsS gene encoding capsule polysaccharide modification protein KpsS codes for the protein MQFDLLLKKEFSGKNVALLQGPVGNFFSRLGAKLKKMDAKIVKINFNGGDFFFYPKGRIYRGSKENLAAFYEDFFTQNQIEVVLIYNDCRFVNHTGLEIAKKLGIAVWVFEEGYLRPYCITLEKDGVNANSTMPRDKNFYLSLNLKDVGTEIKKIPGGFKFMGFYSFLYWFFAFILAPFFNNSLHHRPLNPLEMFAWFKALFLKYKYKISEKRLNSKIYKLEKKYFLAILQVYNDTQILHHYKKDIEHFIEETILSFANHARAKSYLVFKHHPMDRGYRNYAALIEKLSEKYHVEGRILYVHDSYLPLLLQNALGCITINSTVGLSAIMEGCPTKVCGEAFYDFEGLTYPKKLHFFWREAHAYKPNSLLVSQFKKYLLQTNQINGNFYKNSSLMR
- a CDS encoding galactosyltransferase-related protein, encoding MKYSIIIPVDLKLRPLDILKKVRLILQRANEDTELIFGHNDRGGFFDKKLKKLIATKKNAKLASKPFYKELICQALLRNEAFKLSSCEYIYLMDVDCLLDEQVNLACIKELQSGQSEFMFLPCLYLSSKGSRVVLKKSREELFDAFITYKKDLFTSLALPSACIFMKRADYIAIGGFDENFRGRGGEDFDFMLRLALFKKALTPSKDLMDNVFYKAPLLSSGFRKYLAFFSLPYFFEKRVIFHIHHSRNRLRAYFRRYGQNAQILEQKRYFEEENLSPYGKSLLKLYESLCHKYQINLDTYSILFHDYRPKLLSLERFLLFLKRL